In a genomic window of Sus scrofa isolate TJ Tabasco breed Duroc chromosome 4, Sscrofa11.1, whole genome shotgun sequence:
- the ARHGEF2 gene encoding rho guanine nucleotide exchange factor 2 (The RefSeq protein has 1 substitution compared to this genomic sequence), translated as MKEAKDARYTNGHLFTTISVSGMTMCYACNKSITAKEALICPTCNVTIHNRCKDTLANCTKVKQKQQKAALLKNNTALQSVSLRSKTTTRERPSSAIYPSDSFRQSLLGSRRGRSPLSLAKSVSTTNIAGHFNDESPLGLRRILSQSTDSLNMRNRTLSVESLIDEGAEVIYNELMSDFEMGEKDFAADSWSLAVDSSFLQQHKKEVMKQQDVIYELIQTELHHVRTLKIMTRLFRTGMLEELQLEPGVVQGLFPCVDELSDIHTRFLSQLLERRRQALCPGSPRNFVIHRLGDLLITQFSGPSADQMRKTYSEFCSRHTKALKLYKELYARDKRFQQFIRKVTRSAVLKRHGVQECILLVTQRITKYPVLISRILQHTHGIEEERQDLTTALGLVKELLSNVDQDVHELEKGARLQEIYNRMDPRAQTPVPGKGPFGREELLRRKLIHDGCLLWKTAAGRFKDVLMLLMTDVLVFLQEKDQKYIFPALDKPSVVSLQNLIVRDIANQEKGMFLISAAPPEMYEVHTASRDDRSTWIRVIQQSVRVCPSREDFPLIETEDEAYLRRIKMELQQKDRALVELLQEKVGLFAEMTHFQVEEDGGGGMPLPTLPRGLFRSESLESPRGERLLQDAIREVEGLKDLLVGPGVELLLTSREPALPVETDSGGNTSPGVTANGEARTFNGSIELCRADSDSSQKDRNGNQLRSPQEEALQRLVNLYGLLHGLQAAVAQQDTLMEARFPEGPERREKLTRANSRDGEAGRAGAAPVAPEKQATELALLQRQHALLQEELRRCRRLGEERATEAGSLEARLRESEQARALLEREVEEARRQLAALGHTEPLPAEAPWARRPLDPRRRSLPAGDALYLSFTPPQPSRGHDRLDLPVTIRSVHRPFEDRERQELGSPDERLQDSSDPDTGSEEEGSSSRLSPPHSPRDFTRMQDIPEETESRDGEPVASES; from the exons ATGAAGGAAGCCAAGGATGCTCGCTATACCAACGGGCATCTCTTCACCACCATCTCCGTTTCAGGCATGACCATGTGCTATGCCTGTAACAAGAGCATCACAGCCAAGGAAGCCCTCATCTGCCCAA CCTGCAATGTGACTATCCACAACCGCTGTAAAGACACCCTCGCCAACTGTACCAAGGTCAAGCAGAAG CAACAGAAAGCCGCCCTGCTGAAGAACAACACTGCCTTGCAGTCTGTTTCCCTTCGCAGTAAGA CCACCACCCGGGAGCGGCCCAGCTCTGCTATCTACCCCTCCGACAGCTTCCGGCAGTCCCTGCTTGGCTCCCGCCGCGGCCGCTCCTCCTTGTCTTTAGCCAAGAGCGTTTCCACCACCAACATTGCTGG ACACTTCAACGATGAGTCTCCCCTGGGGCTGCGCCGGATCCTCTCGCAGTCCACAGACTCCCTCAACATGCGGAACCGCACCCTGTCAGTGGAGTCCCTCATCGATGAAG GTGCAGAGGTGATCTACAATGAGCTGATGAGTGACTTTGAAATGGGCGAGAAGGACTTTGCAGCAGATTCCTGGAGCCTTGCTGTGGATAGCAGCTTCTTGCAGCAACATAAAAAGGAGGTGATGAAGCAACAGGATGTCATCTATG AGCTAATCCAGACAGAGCTTCATCACGTGCGGACGCTAAAGATCATGACCCGCCTCTTCCGCACGGGGATGCTGGAAGAGCTGCAACTGGAGCCAGGAGTGGTCCAGGGCCTATTCCCCTGCGTGGACGAGCTTAGTGACATCCACACACGCTTCCTCAGCCAGCTGTTAGAACGCCGACGCCAGGCTCTGTGCCCTGGCAGCCCCCGGAACTTTGTCATCCATCGCTTGGGTGACCTTCTCATCACCCAG TTCTCAGGTCCCAGCGCAGACCAGATGCGGAAGACCTATTCGGAGTTCTGTAGCCGCCACACCAAGGCCTTAAAGCTCTATAAGGAGCTCTATGCCCGAGACAAACGCTTCCAGCAGTTTATCCGG AAAGTGACCCGCTCAGCCGTGCTGAAGCGCCATGGGGTACAGGAGTGCATCCTGCTGGTGACTCAGCGCATCACCAAGTACCCGGTGCTCATCAGCCGCATCCTGCAGCATACCCACG GGATCGAGGAGGAGCGCCAGGACCTGACGACGGCACTGGGGCTGGTAAAGGAGCTGCTGTCCAATGTGGACCAGGATGTACATGAGCTGGAGAAGGGGGCCCGCCTGCAGGAGATCTACAACCGCATGGACCCCAGGGCCCAGACCCCAGTGCCTGGCAAGGGCCCCTTTGGCCGAGAGGAGCTTCTGCGGCGCAAGCTCATTCACGATGGTTGCCTGCTCTGGAAGACAGCAGCGGGGCGCTTCAAAG AtgtgctgatgctgctgatgaCAGATGTGCTGGTGTTTCTCCAGGAGAAGGACCAGAAGTACATCTTTCCTGCCCTG GACAAGCCCTCGGTGGTATCACTGCAGAATCTGATTGTGCGGGACATCGCCAACCAGGAGAAAGGGATGTTTCTGATCAGCGCGGCCCCCCCTGAGATGTATGAGGTCCACACAGCATCTCGGGATGACCGGAGCACCTGGATCCGCGTTATTCAGCAGAGCGTGCGAGT ATGCCCATCCAGGGAGGACTTCCCCCTGATTGAGACAGAGGATGAGGCTTATCTGCGGCGTATCAAGA TGGAGCTGCAGCAGAAAGACCGGGCACTGGTGGAGCTGCTGCAGGAGAAAGTTGGGCTGTTTGCCGAGATGACCCATTTCCAGGTGGAAGAGGATGGCGGTGGTGGGATGCCCCTGCCCACTCTGCCCAGGGGCCTTTTCCGCTCTGAGTCCCTTGAGTCACCTCGTGGCGAGCGGCTGCTGCAGGATGCCATCCGTGAGG TGGAGGGCCTGAAAGACCTGCTGGTGGGGCCTGGAGTGGAGCTGCTCTTGACTTCCCGGGAACCAGCCCTACCCGTGGAAACGGACAGTGGTGGTAACACGAGTCCTGGGGTCACTGCCA ATGGCGAGGCCAGAACCTTCAATGGCTCGATAGAGCTCTGCAGAGCTGACTCAGACTCCAGCCAGAAG GATCGAAATGGAAACCAGCTGAGATCTCCCCAGGAG GAAGCGTTGCAGCGATTGGTCAATCTCTATGGACTTCTTCATGGCCTACAG GCGGCTGTGGCCCAGCAGGACACTTTGATGGAAGCTCGGTTCCCTGAGGGTCCTGAGCGGCGGGAGAAGCTGACCAGAGCCAACTCCCGGGATGGGGAGGCTGGCAGAGCcggggctgcccctgtggctcCTGAAAAGCAGGCTACAGAACTGGCATTACTGCAACGGCAACACGCACTGTTGCAAGAGGAGCTTCGGCGCTGCCGGCGGCTTGGTGAAGAGCGGGCGACGGAGGCTGGCAGCCTGGAAGCCCGGCTCCGGGAAAGCGAGCAGGCCCGAGCTCTGCTGGAGCGGGAGGTCGAAGAGGCTCGCAGGCAGTTGGCCGCCTTGGGCCACACGGAACCACTCCCGGCTGAGGCCCCCTGGGCCCGCAGGCCTCTGGATCCGAGGCGTCGTAGCCTCCCTGCAGGCGATGCCCTGTACTTGAGTTTCACTCCCCCACAG CCCAGCCGAGGCCACGACCGCCTGGATTTGCCTGTGACTATTCGCTCAGTCCATCGACCCTTCGAGGATCGAGAGAGGCAGGAGCTGGGCAGCCCTGATGAGCGGCTGCAAGATAGCAGTGACCCTGACACCGGCAGCGAGGAGGAAGGTAGCAGCAGCCGTCTGTCTCCGCCACATAGTCCACGAG ACTTCACCCGAATGCAGGACATCCCGGAAGAGACTGAGAGCCGAGACGGGGAGCCTGTAGCTTCAGAGAGCTAA
- the ARHGEF2 gene encoding rho guanine nucleotide exchange factor 2 isoform X12 — MKEAKDARYTNGHLFTTISVSGMTMCYACNKSITAKEALICPTCNVTIHNRCKDTLANCTKVKQKQQKAALLKNNTALQSVSLRSKTTTRERPSSAIYPSDSFRQSLLGSRRGRSSLSLAKSVSTTNIAGHFNDESPLGLRRILSQSTDSLNMRNRTLSVESLIDEGAEVIYNELMSDFEMGEKDFAADSWSLAVDSSFLQQHKKEVMKQQDVIYELIQTELHHVRTLKIMTRLFRTGMLEELQLEPGVVQGLFPCVDELSDIHTRFLSQLLERRRQALCPGSPRNFVIHRLGDLLITQFSGPSADQMRKTYSEFCSRHTKALKLYKELYARDKRFQQFIRKVTRSAVLKRHGVQECILLVTQRITKYPVLISRILQHTHGIEEERQDLTTALGLVKELLSNVDQDVHELEKGARLQEIYNRMDPRAQTPVPGKGPFGREELLRRKLIHDGCLLWKTAAGRFKDVLMLLMTDVLVFLQEKDQKYIFPALDKPSVVSLQNLIVRDIANQEKGMFLISAAPPEMYEVHTASRDDRSTWIRVIQQSVRVCPSREDFPLIETEDEAYLRRIKMELQQKDRALVELLQEKVGLFAEMTHFQVEEDGGGGMPLPTLPRGLFRSESLESPRGERLLQDAIREVEGLKDLLVGPGVELLLTSREPALPVETDSGGNTSPGVTANGEARTFNGSIELCRADSDSSQKDRNGNQLRSPQEEALQRLVNLYGLLHGLQAAVAQQDTLMEARFPEGPERREKLTRANSRDGEAGRAGAAPVAPEKQATELALLQRQHALLQEELRRCRRLGEERATEAGSLEARLRESEQARALLEREVEEARRQLAALGHTEPLPAEAPWARRPLDPRRRSLPAGDALYLSFTPPQPSRGHDRLDLPVTIRSVHRPFEDRERQELGSPDERLQDSSDPDTGSEEEGSSSRLSPPHSPRDFTRMQDIPEETESRDGEPVASES, encoded by the exons ATGAAGGAAGCCAAGGATGCTCGCTATACCAACGGGCATCTCTTCACCACCATCTCCGTTTCAGGCATGACCATGTGCTATGCCTGTAACAAGAGCATCACAGCCAAGGAAGCCCTCATCTGCCCAA CCTGCAATGTGACTATCCACAACCGCTGTAAAGACACCCTCGCCAACTGTACCAAGGTCAAGCAGAAG CAACAGAAAGCCGCCCTGCTGAAGAACAACACTGCCTTGCAGTCTGTTTCCCTTCGCAGTAAGA CCACCACCCGGGAGCGGCCCAGCTCTGCTATCTACCCCTCCGACAGCTTCCGGCAGTCCCTGCTTGGCTCCCGCCGCGGCCGCTCCTCCTTGTCTTTAGCCAAGAGCGTTTCCACCACCAACATTGCTGG ACACTTCAACGATGAGTCTCCCCTGGGGCTGCGCCGGATCCTCTCGCAGTCCACAGACTCCCTCAACATGCGGAACCGCACCCTGTCAGTGGAGTCCCTCATCGATGAAG GTGCAGAGGTGATCTACAATGAGCTGATGAGTGACTTTGAAATGGGCGAGAAGGACTTTGCAGCAGATTCCTGGAGCCTTGCTGTGGATAGCAGCTTCTTGCAGCAACATAAAAAGGAGGTGATGAAGCAACAGGATGTCATCTATG AGCTAATCCAGACAGAGCTTCATCACGTGCGGACGCTAAAGATCATGACCCGCCTCTTCCGCACGGGGATGCTGGAAGAGCTGCAACTGGAGCCAGGAGTGGTCCAGGGCCTATTCCCCTGCGTGGACGAGCTTAGTGACATCCACACACGCTTCCTCAGCCAGCTGTTAGAACGCCGACGCCAGGCTCTGTGCCCTGGCAGCCCCCGGAACTTTGTCATCCATCGCTTGGGTGACCTTCTCATCACCCAG TTCTCAGGTCCCAGCGCAGACCAGATGCGGAAGACCTATTCGGAGTTCTGTAGCCGCCACACCAAGGCCTTAAAGCTCTATAAGGAGCTCTATGCCCGAGACAAACGCTTCCAGCAGTTTATCCGG AAAGTGACCCGCTCAGCCGTGCTGAAGCGCCATGGGGTACAGGAGTGCATCCTGCTGGTGACTCAGCGCATCACCAAGTACCCGGTGCTCATCAGCCGCATCCTGCAGCATACCCACG GGATCGAGGAGGAGCGCCAGGACCTGACGACGGCACTGGGGCTGGTAAAGGAGCTGCTGTCCAATGTGGACCAGGATGTACATGAGCTGGAGAAGGGGGCCCGCCTGCAGGAGATCTACAACCGCATGGACCCCAGGGCCCAGACCCCAGTGCCTGGCAAGGGCCCCTTTGGCCGAGAGGAGCTTCTGCGGCGCAAGCTCATTCACGATGGTTGCCTGCTCTGGAAGACAGCAGCGGGGCGCTTCAAAG AtgtgctgatgctgctgatgaCAGATGTGCTGGTGTTTCTCCAGGAGAAGGACCAGAAGTACATCTTTCCTGCCCTG GACAAGCCCTCGGTGGTATCACTGCAGAATCTGATTGTGCGGGACATCGCCAACCAGGAGAAAGGGATGTTTCTGATCAGCGCGGCCCCCCCTGAGATGTATGAGGTCCACACAGCATCTCGGGATGACCGGAGCACCTGGATCCGCGTTATTCAGCAGAGCGTGCGAGT ATGCCCATCCAGGGAGGACTTCCCCCTGATTGAGACAGAGGATGAGGCTTATCTGCGGCGTATCAAGA TGGAGCTGCAGCAGAAAGACCGGGCACTGGTGGAGCTGCTGCAGGAGAAAGTTGGGCTGTTTGCCGAGATGACCCATTTCCAGGTGGAAGAGGATGGCGGTGGTGGGATGCCCCTGCCCACTCTGCCCAGGGGCCTTTTCCGCTCTGAGTCCCTTGAGTCACCTCGTGGCGAGCGGCTGCTGCAGGATGCCATCCGTGAGG TGGAGGGCCTGAAAGACCTGCTGGTGGGGCCTGGAGTGGAGCTGCTCTTGACTTCCCGGGAACCAGCCCTACCCGTGGAAACGGACAGTGGTGGTAACACGAGTCCTGGGGTCACTGCCA ATGGCGAGGCCAGAACCTTCAATGGCTCGATAGAGCTCTGCAGAGCTGACTCAGACTCCAGCCAGAAG GATCGAAATGGAAACCAGCTGAGATCTCCCCAGGAG GAAGCGTTGCAGCGATTGGTCAATCTCTATGGACTTCTTCATGGCCTACAG GCGGCTGTGGCCCAGCAGGACACTTTGATGGAAGCTCGGTTCCCTGAGGGTCCTGAGCGGCGGGAGAAGCTGACCAGAGCCAACTCCCGGGATGGGGAGGCTGGCAGAGCcggggctgcccctgtggctcCTGAAAAGCAGGCTACAGAACTGGCATTACTGCAACGGCAACACGCACTGTTGCAAGAGGAGCTTCGGCGCTGCCGGCGGCTTGGTGAAGAGCGGGCGACGGAGGCTGGCAGCCTGGAAGCCCGGCTCCGGGAAAGCGAGCAGGCCCGAGCTCTGCTGGAGCGGGAGGTCGAAGAGGCTCGCAGGCAGTTGGCCGCCTTGGGCCACACGGAACCACTCCCGGCTGAGGCCCCCTGGGCCCGCAGGCCTCTGGATCCGAGGCGTCGTAGCCTCCCTGCAGGCGATGCCCTGTACTTGAGTTTCACTCCCCCACAG CCCAGCCGAGGCCACGACCGCCTGGATTTGCCTGTGACTATTCGCTCAGTCCATCGACCCTTCGAGGATCGAGAGAGGCAGGAGCTGGGCAGCCCTGATGAGCGGCTGCAAGATAGCAGTGACCCTGACACCGGCAGCGAGGAGGAAGGTAGCAGCAGCCGTCTGTCTCCGCCACATAGTCCACGAG ACTTCACCCGAATGCAGGACATCCCGGAAGAGACTGAGAGCCGAGACGGGGAGCCTGTAGCTTCAGAGAGCTAA